A genomic window from Sphingobacterium spiritivorum includes:
- a CDS encoding TonB-dependent receptor, with amino-acid sequence MNKVVLLFILLVANIHTSYAQKCNYTISGQVGSSDKGSPLSGVYINLNNGQYVAVSDSSGNFKFEKLCKGNYLIKASYMGHEAEPQNISLEASRHIEIFVEENSTMLDPVVITTTVNKAQNTGLLRELRQGELSKSSGLPLADMLGQLPGINVMQTGTTISKPIFHGLHSNRLLTINNGVRQEGQQWGNEHAPEIDPFIADNIAVIKGVDELKYGSDAIGGVVLVNPKPLRYSGFSGELNTGYFTNNNQFVVSAMAEQQLKSIPQLSFRVQGTFKQGGNIQTPDYILNNTSLNEYNFSFTIGYKTDKYSIEAFYSHFQTKVGIFQGSHMGNLADLQTAIDADRPNDIFLGYKGFQIGRPYQRVTHDLLKVKSEIFAGEKAGKLNIQIAAQFNNREEFDIVRNSEITTPQMTLNVSTISEEISWEHPTFKNFNGSIGISAMQQDNTYKGRYLIPAYNSQTYGAYWIEKWKKNKWELQGGIRYDFKQISTVQYPYNNQPVEHDFDFSTIGASFNTIYHLSDHIRINGMVSLANRAPHVNELLIDGIHQGTATYELGDVNLKIEQAVNTVLGLSYSNEEKSVNIDWSVFYNSINNFIYLQPRPGEPVLTIAGAFPKFVYQQADAYLTGTDLLINYKPVQKLDIIGKASLLRAYNKTINDWLISMPSDRFSLGFNYELPDIRSFQKSYIGMEIPLVLKQTRVPDENIHGQQDYKLPPDGYLLTNISAGTVVSVLGRSLNINLAVSNLFNTRYRNYLNSFRYFTDEMGRNISVRLKYVF; translated from the coding sequence ATGAATAAAGTTGTTTTACTTTTTATCCTATTAGTCGCAAACATCCATACCAGCTATGCCCAAAAATGCAACTATACCATATCCGGTCAGGTGGGAAGCTCTGACAAGGGCAGCCCGTTGAGCGGGGTATATATCAACCTGAACAACGGCCAATATGTGGCGGTTTCCGATAGTTCGGGAAATTTTAAGTTTGAAAAACTATGCAAAGGGAACTATCTCATAAAGGCCAGCTATATGGGACATGAGGCGGAGCCGCAAAACATTTCTTTGGAAGCGTCTCGTCACATTGAAATCTTTGTAGAGGAAAACTCCACGATGCTTGACCCGGTGGTCATTACCACCACGGTCAATAAGGCGCAGAATACCGGGCTTCTAAGAGAATTAAGACAGGGGGAACTAAGCAAGAGCAGCGGTCTCCCGCTGGCGGATATGCTTGGCCAGCTTCCCGGGATCAACGTCATGCAGACCGGAACGACCATATCCAAACCTATCTTTCACGGCCTGCACAGCAACAGGTTATTGACCATAAACAACGGTGTGAGGCAGGAGGGGCAGCAATGGGGCAACGAACACGCTCCCGAAATAGACCCCTTCATTGCAGACAATATTGCTGTCATCAAAGGTGTGGATGAACTGAAATACGGTTCGGATGCCATCGGCGGTGTTGTCCTTGTCAACCCCAAACCACTGCGGTACAGCGGATTTTCGGGAGAACTGAATACGGGCTACTTTACCAATAACAATCAGTTTGTGGTATCTGCAATGGCAGAGCAGCAACTCAAAAGCATACCCCAACTAAGTTTCCGTGTACAGGGAACTTTTAAGCAGGGCGGCAATATCCAAACGCCGGACTACATACTGAACAACACCTCCCTGAACGAATACAATTTTTCATTCACGATCGGGTACAAGACCGACAAGTATTCCATTGAAGCCTTTTACAGCCACTTTCAGACCAAGGTAGGCATATTTCAGGGTTCACACATGGGGAACTTGGCAGACTTACAGACTGCGATTGATGCGGACAGACCCAACGACATCTTTTTGGGCTATAAAGGCTTTCAGATTGGCAGACCTTACCAAAGGGTGACACACGATTTGCTAAAGGTAAAATCGGAGATATTTGCCGGAGAGAAAGCCGGGAAACTGAACATACAGATTGCCGCACAATTCAACAACAGGGAAGAATTTGATATAGTCAGGAACAGCGAAATTACAACGCCTCAAATGACTTTGAATGTCAGCACGATTTCCGAAGAAATTTCTTGGGAGCATCCCACATTCAAAAACTTTAACGGAAGTATCGGCATATCCGCTATGCAGCAGGACAATACCTACAAAGGTCGGTATCTCATCCCTGCCTACAATTCCCAAACATACGGTGCATACTGGATTGAAAAATGGAAGAAGAACAAATGGGAGCTTCAGGGCGGTATCAGGTATGATTTTAAGCAAATCAGTACGGTACAATACCCTTACAATAACCAGCCTGTGGAGCATGACTTTGATTTTTCAACAATCGGGGCATCATTCAATACCATCTACCATCTTTCAGACCATATCAGGATAAACGGAATGGTCAGCCTTGCCAATAGGGCTCCCCACGTTAACGAACTGCTCATTGACGGCATACATCAAGGTACTGCCACCTATGAACTTGGGGACGTAAACCTGAAAATAGAGCAGGCTGTAAACACGGTCTTGGGGCTTTCATATAGCAATGAAGAAAAATCGGTAAATATAGACTGGTCTGTATTCTACAATTCCATCAACAACTTTATCTATTTACAGCCCCGCCCGGGAGAGCCTGTATTGACCATTGCAGGTGCATTTCCCAAATTCGTCTATCAACAGGCTGATGCCTATCTCACGGGAACGGATTTATTAATCAATTACAAGCCTGTACAGAAACTGGACATCATAGGAAAGGCATCTTTGCTAAGGGCGTACAATAAAACGATAAACGACTGGCTGATTTCCATGCCATCGGACAGGTTTTCATTGGGGTTCAATTACGAACTGCCCGATATAAGGTCTTTCCAAAAATCCTATATCGGGATGGAAATTCCGCTGGTCTTAAAACAGACAAGAGTACCTGATGAAAACATACACGGCCAGCAGGATTATAAGCTGCCCCCTGATGGTTATCTCCTGACAAATATATCCGCTGGTACAGTGGTCAGTGTCTTGGGCAGGTCACTGAACATCAATCTTGCAGTGAGCAACCTGTTCAATACCCGGTACAGAAACTACCTGAACAGCTTCAGGTATTTTACGGACGAAATGGGCAGAAACATCTCCGTTAGATTAAAGTACGTTTTCTGA
- a CDS encoding Fur family transcriptional regulator — MKQVRNTVAKTAILNLLHKSDLALSHAEIQLALDGLCDRVTIYRVLDRLMEEDLVHKVVNVDGGVGYASCHNCEVVHNHNHLHFSCQKCKSVTCIEDVQPLFKLPKGYKISEVNFTVSGLCPQCS; from the coding sequence ATGAAACAAGTACGAAACACAGTCGCCAAAACAGCGATTTTGAACCTGCTCCACAAGTCGGATTTGGCATTGTCGCACGCTGAAATCCAGTTGGCGTTGGATGGTCTGTGCGACAGGGTGACGATTTACAGGGTACTGGATAGGTTAATGGAAGAAGATTTAGTCCACAAAGTGGTAAACGTTGACGGGGGTGTAGGATATGCAAGTTGCCATAACTGTGAAGTAGTCCACAATCATAACCACTTGCATTTCAGTTGTCAAAAATGTAAATCGGTAACTTGTATAGAGGATGTGCAACCGTTATTTAAGTTGCCTAAAGGATATAAAATAAGTGAAGTCAATTTTACGGTGTCAGGGCTTTGCCCGCAGTGTTCCTGA
- a CDS encoding helix-turn-helix domain-containing protein: MNTLFIKNMVCDRCIMVVQNELDKLGLDAKNVKLGEVTLTKEITPTEKEALVKTLEPLGFEVIDDKKGRIIEKIKNIIIDLVHHQDSDVKTNLSDVLSDKLHHDYNYLSNLFSEVEGTTIEKYFIAQKVEKVKELLVYDELSLSEIAMRLNYSSVAYLSNQFKKVTGLTPSYFKQVREDKRKPLDKV, from the coding sequence ATGAATACACTCTTTATTAAAAATATGGTATGCGACCGCTGTATTATGGTGGTGCAAAACGAATTGGATAAACTTGGTTTAGATGCTAAAAATGTAAAGCTGGGCGAAGTTACCCTTACCAAAGAAATTACACCTACGGAGAAAGAGGCTTTGGTCAAGACTTTAGAGCCATTGGGGTTTGAAGTAATTGATGATAAAAAAGGCAGGATAATAGAAAAGATAAAGAACATTATCATTGACCTGGTACATCATCAGGATAGTGATGTAAAAACCAACCTTTCCGATGTATTGAGCGATAAACTGCACCACGATTACAATTACTTGTCCAATCTGTTTTCAGAAGTAGAGGGTACAACTATTGAAAAATACTTTATCGCCCAAAAGGTGGAAAAGGTAAAAGAACTGCTGGTGTATGATGAACTGTCGTTAAGTGAGATTGCCATGCGCCTCAACTATTCAAGCGTAGCCTATTTGAGCAACCAGTTCAAGAAAGTAACGGGGCTTACCCCGAGCTATTTCAAACAAGTCCGGGAAGATAAGAGAAAGCCGTTGGATAAAGTATAG
- a CDS encoding TolC family protein: MNIKFLTAICMCVFTIQLQAQSGLETVLSDVAKNNKTLQTQSKYWDEQKLLYHTGNTLYDPVASYDFMRGSPYAIAGNQTDINVLQRFDFPTVYSKKKALAGEQSKQVDFSLTANRQEILLGAKKICIELIYRNKLQERIIERKTKTEKFLTDFQTKLDKGEGNVLDVNKAKLQLIEINKDYQLNISAINQLHQKLTELNGGIEIVFNDTIYPEYKPVPAFEELEETIEYKDPVRKYLTQQTVVAQKDIEVTKALTLPKFEVGFHYQGILGQQFYGAKVGVSIPLWENKNRVKQKQAELSVAEVQVARHKNEHYYHLKQLYEKYINLQKTVAEYEKVLSSINSIKLLDKALSFGEITTIQYFLEASYFYTATNNYLQAEKEYNDAIAELYQYLL, from the coding sequence ATGAACATAAAATTTTTAACGGCAATCTGTATGTGCGTTTTTACCATACAATTGCAGGCACAGTCAGGATTGGAAACCGTCTTGTCTGATGTTGCCAAGAACAATAAAACGCTGCAAACCCAAAGCAAATATTGGGATGAGCAGAAGTTATTGTACCATACGGGCAATACGCTGTACGACCCTGTGGCCAGCTACGATTTTATGCGTGGCTCACCCTATGCCATTGCGGGCAACCAAACGGACATTAACGTCTTGCAGCGTTTCGACTTTCCCACGGTTTACAGTAAAAAGAAAGCATTGGCTGGCGAGCAGAGTAAGCAGGTAGATTTTTCGCTAACAGCCAACAGGCAGGAAATATTATTGGGAGCGAAAAAGATTTGCATTGAACTGATATACCGCAATAAACTTCAGGAAAGAATTATAGAACGGAAAACAAAAACCGAAAAGTTCCTGACCGACTTTCAGACCAAACTGGATAAGGGCGAAGGTAATGTGCTGGACGTGAATAAGGCTAAACTTCAATTGATTGAGATTAATAAAGATTATCAGTTGAACATTTCCGCTATCAACCAACTTCATCAAAAACTGACGGAACTTAACGGCGGTATAGAGATAGTCTTTAACGATACCATATACCCTGAATATAAGCCCGTTCCTGCATTTGAAGAATTGGAAGAAACAATTGAATACAAAGACCCGGTAAGAAAATATTTGACACAACAGACCGTAGTAGCCCAAAAGGATATTGAAGTTACTAAGGCATTGACCCTGCCAAAATTTGAAGTGGGTTTTCATTATCAGGGTATTTTAGGGCAGCAGTTTTACGGTGCAAAAGTAGGCGTGAGCATTCCTTTGTGGGAAAACAAAAATCGGGTGAAGCAAAAGCAGGCTGAATTATCGGTGGCAGAAGTACAGGTAGCACGGCACAAGAACGAACATTATTATCATTTGAAGCAACTGTATGAAAAGTATATCAACCTGCAAAAGACGGTAGCAGAATATGAGAAAGTATTAAGCAGTATCAACAGTATTAAACTATTGGATAAAGCGTTATCATTCGGAGAGATAACCACTATCCAATATTTTTTGGAGGCAAGTTACTTTTATACCGCTACCAATAATTATTTGCAGGCGGAGAAAGAGTACAACGATGCAATAGCCGAACTGTACCAGTATTTGCTATAA
- a CDS encoding efflux RND transporter permease subunit translates to MGEKIKLPEDYHIEYGGQFEAEAEASQTLIATSLLSILIIFLILFREFKTVKLAAIILINLSLALIGGVFSIYFTSGILSIPAIIGFITLFGVATRNGILLVSHYNTLCDEGLDLYDTVIQGSKNRLSPILMTALTAGLALIPLAIAGDLPGNEIQSPMAKVILGGLLTSTLLNIFIVPAVYYLSNKKAAKA, encoded by the coding sequence GTGGGCGAAAAAATAAAGCTGCCCGAAGATTACCACATTGAATACGGTGGGCAATTTGAAGCGGAGGCAGAAGCATCGCAGACCTTGATTGCGACCTCCCTGCTTTCCATTCTGATTATTTTCCTGATACTGTTCCGGGAGTTCAAAACGGTAAAGTTAGCCGCCATCATTTTAATCAACCTGTCTTTGGCATTGATTGGCGGTGTGTTCAGCATCTATTTTACCAGTGGCATTTTGAGCATTCCTGCCATTATCGGTTTTATCACCTTGTTTGGTGTGGCTACCCGTAACGGCATCCTGCTCGTATCGCATTACAATACATTGTGTGATGAGGGGTTGGATTTGTACGATACGGTTATACAAGGCTCAAAGAACAGGTTAAGCCCCATCCTGATGACGGCACTTACCGCAGGGCTGGCATTGATACCGCTTGCTATTGCGGGCGATTTGCCCGGCAACGAGATACAAAGTCCTATGGCAAAAGTGATATTGGGCGGCTTGCTTACTTCTACATTGCTCAACATTTTTATTGTTCCGGCGGTGTACTATTTATCTAACAAAAAAGCAGCTAAAGCATGA
- the arsB gene encoding ACR3 family arsenite efflux transporter yields MQPKLKFLDRYLTLWIFLAMAFGVGLGYFFPNISNVTDSLSVGTINIPLAIGLILMMYPPLAKVDYTVLPKAFKDKKVIGISLFLNWVIGTVMMFGLAVLFLRNEPDYMTGLILIGLARCIAMVIVWSDLAKANREYTALLVALNSVFQILSYSFLVWLFINVLPSKLGLANFNVNVSMKDVTESVLIYLGIPFFTGFVSRYVLIKSKGIEWYNRKYIPAVSPITLYALLFTIVLMFSLKGDKILELPVDVIKIAIPLIIYFVLMFFVSFFISKSLNVPYDRNASIAFTATGNNFELAIAVAIAVFGIHSPQAFVGVIGPLVEVPVLILLVRASLWLKKKLY; encoded by the coding sequence ATGCAACCAAAACTAAAATTTCTTGACCGTTACCTTACCCTATGGATATTCCTTGCTATGGCATTTGGCGTAGGATTAGGATATTTCTTTCCCAACATTTCTAACGTAACAGACAGCTTGTCCGTAGGAACCATTAATATCCCGCTGGCAATAGGTTTGATACTGATGATGTACCCGCCATTGGCAAAGGTGGATTATACAGTATTGCCCAAAGCGTTTAAGGATAAAAAAGTAATTGGAATATCTTTATTCCTCAATTGGGTAATCGGTACGGTAATGATGTTCGGGTTAGCCGTTCTGTTTTTAAGGAATGAACCCGATTATATGACGGGATTGATTTTGATAGGATTGGCAAGATGTATCGCAATGGTAATTGTATGGAGCGACCTGGCAAAAGCCAACAGGGAATATACGGCACTATTGGTAGCGTTGAACAGTGTCTTTCAGATATTGAGTTACAGTTTTTTGGTTTGGCTTTTTATCAACGTATTGCCGAGTAAATTAGGATTAGCCAATTTCAATGTAAATGTATCAATGAAAGACGTTACCGAAAGCGTGTTGATATACTTGGGTATTCCTTTTTTTACAGGTTTCGTGAGCCGATATGTTCTTATAAAATCAAAAGGCATTGAATGGTACAATAGAAAATACATACCGGCAGTATCACCTATTACACTTTACGCATTATTGTTTACCATTGTACTGATGTTCAGTTTGAAAGGCGACAAGATATTGGAGTTGCCAGTGGACGTGATTAAGATAGCCATACCGCTAATCATCTATTTTGTATTGATGTTTTTCGTGAGCTTTTTTATAAGCAAATCCCTGAATGTTCCTTATGACAGGAACGCGTCCATAGCATTTACAGCCACCGGGAACAATTTTGAATTGGCCATAGCCGTAGCCATTGCGGTTTTTGGTATTCATTCTCCACAGGCATTTGTTGGCGTTATCGGACCATTGGTCGAAGTGCCTGTACTGATACTATTGGTAAGGGCAAGTTTATGGTTGAAGAAGAAACTATACTAA
- a CDS encoding low molecular weight phosphatase family protein: MYKNLAETIKGISDVQTVSEERKTILQPLIDFVQQKVSNGQVINLNFICTHNSRRSHLSQVWAQVASVYYHIPNVYCYSGGTEETALFPKVVETLNEQGFSAFKISEADNPVYAIKYSENALPIIGFSKKYDSPFNPVSAFTAIMTCSQADDGCPFIAGAEKRIPITFEDSKISDGTTEQTKIYAERSLEIATEMFYVFSMIKK, encoded by the coding sequence ATGTACAAGAATTTAGCTGAAACCATAAAGGGAATATCTGATGTTCAGACCGTAAGCGAAGAACGTAAAACCATATTGCAACCCTTGATAGACTTCGTACAACAAAAAGTAAGCAACGGACAGGTAATAAATCTCAATTTCATCTGTACACACAATTCACGAAGAAGCCATTTATCGCAGGTTTGGGCACAGGTGGCAAGTGTATATTACCATATCCCGAATGTATATTGCTATTCGGGCGGTACGGAAGAAACGGCATTATTTCCGAAAGTAGTGGAAACATTGAATGAACAGGGTTTTTCTGCTTTCAAAATTTCGGAAGCGGACAATCCTGTTTATGCTATTAAGTACAGTGAAAATGCTTTGCCGATTATCGGTTTTTCAAAAAAGTACGATAGCCCTTTCAATCCTGTATCGGCATTCACTGCCATTATGACCTGTTCACAGGCAGACGATGGCTGTCCTTTTATTGCAGGTGCAGAAAAGAGAATACCTATCACATTTGAAGACTCGAAGATTTCAGACGGCACAACAGAGCAGACAAAGATATATGCGGAAAGGAGTTTGGAGATAGCAACTGAAATGTTCTATGTTTTTTCAATGATTAAAAAATAA
- a CDS encoding DUF6428 family protein, translating into MKLSNIKEILPTLDNVEFQLADGTFVPKHFHVTEVGIVTKHFIDCGGTIRNEKVVNFQLWNANDFEHRLKPTKLLNIIKLSEEKLDIQDAEIEVEYQSETIGKYNLDFNGNHFVLKNKQTACLASDACGIPAEKQKVELSELNSACCSPNSDCC; encoded by the coding sequence ATGAAACTATCAAACATCAAAGAAATCTTACCAACATTGGACAATGTTGAATTTCAATTAGCGGACGGAACATTTGTCCCCAAACATTTCCACGTTACGGAGGTAGGTATTGTTACAAAACATTTTATTGATTGTGGCGGAACGATCAGAAATGAAAAGGTCGTCAACTTCCAGTTGTGGAACGCCAACGATTTTGAACACAGGCTAAAGCCGACCAAACTATTGAACATCATCAAACTGTCCGAAGAAAAATTGGATATTCAAGATGCCGAAATAGAAGTGGAATACCAAAGCGAAACCATTGGCAAATACAATCTGGATTTTAACGGAAACCATTTTGTACTGAAAAACAAACAAACCGCTTGTTTGGCAAGTGATGCCTGCGGTATTCCTGCCGAAAAACAAAAAGTAGAATTATCAGAGCTGAACAGTGCTTGCTGTTCGCCTAATTCGGACTGTTGTTAA
- a CDS encoding ArsR/SmtB family transcription factor, with product MGLTKSEIFTDEQNRLASLFKVLAHPARVAILQYIINQKACICNDLVEELGLAQATISQHLKELKSIGIIQGTIEGKSVCYCIDKNVWKKIQADFNSFFDQEVKVNKCC from the coding sequence ATGGGACTTACTAAATCAGAAATATTCACGGACGAGCAAAACAGATTAGCTTCTCTATTTAAGGTTCTGGCACACCCTGCAAGGGTTGCCATACTTCAATATATCATTAACCAGAAAGCCTGTATCTGTAATGATCTGGTCGAGGAATTGGGATTGGCACAGGCTACGATTTCTCAGCATTTAAAGGAGTTAAAGAGTATCGGCATCATTCAAGGCACAATCGAGGGTAAATCTGTTTGTTATTGCATCGATAAAAATGTTTGGAAAAAAATCCAAGCAGATTTTAATTCATTCTTTGATCAGGAAGTAAAGGTAAACAAGTGCTGTTAG
- a CDS encoding methyltransferase-A70 family protein, which translates to MGYITRANAEIVLLFTKGKPLERHARDVPQVLISPRGRQSEKPDKIRKRIVRLFGQVDRLELFTRQSSQNDDDDFDGSDVYVNEVDNSITISE; encoded by the coding sequence ATGGGATATATTACACGGGCAAATGCAGAAATCGTCCTACTGTTCACAAAGGGAAAACCTCTTGAAAGACATGCAAGAGATGTTCCACAGGTGCTTATATCTCCCCGTGGAAGACAATCCGAAAAACCTGACAAAATCAGAAAGCGTATTGTTCGGCTTTTTGGGCAAGTTGACAGACTGGAGCTTTTTACAAGACAAAGTTCCCAAAACGATGATGATGATTTTGATGGGTCGGACGTATATGTCAATGAGGTGGACAACTCTATAACGATATCTGAATAA
- a CDS encoding DUF1896 domain-containing protein: MSTQQKDLSYFRLRLQELLNSSFPEKASNQKFIDQRSSWAANAYEDAFRSGNAIEQCNEIANYILFEGLHFSKFDMVFQVVCNEFDTLMADEELRRFALKMFPVCENVFAQYELADDFAYGYEFDLLYTEITGTIAIWIEENGLQ; this comes from the coding sequence ATGAGTACACAGCAAAAAGACCTGTCGTATTTCCGTTTACGACTACAGGAACTCCTGAACAGTAGTTTCCCTGAAAAAGCCAGCAACCAAAAATTTATTGACCAGCGTTCCTCGTGGGCTGCCAATGCCTATGAGGATGCGTTCCGTTCCGGCAATGCCATTGAGCAATGTAATGAGATAGCGAATTACATACTCTTTGAGGGTTTGCACTTCTCCAAGTTTGATATGGTTTTTCAGGTAGTATGCAATGAGTTCGATACCCTAATGGCAGACGAGGAACTGCGGCGGTTCGCTCTGAAAATGTTCCCTGTTTGCGAGAATGTTTTCGCCCAATATGAACTAGCCGATGATTTTGCCTACGGTTATGAGTTTGACCTGCTCTATACCGAGATAACCGGAACCATCGCAATATGGATTGAGGAAAATGGGCTTCAGTAA